The segment TTGTAATGACACTCATAAGACAAGTTCCTAATTTTGGTAAGGTACAAGACCAGCATGATGAGCATAGATTCAGCGATCGTAGTGTTGACCAACTTTCAATCTCGATTTGGAAATAATACATTAGTTCTAAACTCTTGCAAAGATATAGTAGCCTAGAGTTTTGCCATTCTGACAATCAATCTGGTTATGCCTCTTGCTCCTCGCCTACCAACTCATCGACACTGGAATACGTTGAACGCATATCTACGACCATTGGGCGATAAGCAGATGGAGATCGACGAGTTTCTTAACAACTGGGATGTTTCGCGAGAGGAACTTGCATTCATCTGCGACTGTTCTTTAACCACCGTAAATCATTGGTTTTCTCAAGGAGAGCATCGTAGGATTCCGACGGATAAGCACAAGCAGCGACTGGCGCTAGCTCATCACATCTGGATCACGATCGAGTCGGAACCTGAGTATTTACAGACGCTACGGCAGATGTATCACAAGCAACGTCGGCGAGAAGAAAAGGAATAAGAGGTTGTCATATGACAAGAAGTGCTTGTGATAACTGATAGTTCAATTGTACTTTTCATATAGCCTGCGCTCATAGGGGAGCCATCCTCTAATCGATTGTTGGCTGTGAGAGGTAAACTATTTGGATTAGAAGCAGTGAATATTTGTGAACAGAAGGCTATTCCCTCAATCTGGGTAACTTGGCTGTCTCGATTAATGGCGGATGAATCGCAGTGTGTTTGGTCAGTTTGGTTTCGGACACACTTCAAATATGAAAAGCTCAATACAAACTTTGATTCTGCTAAATGGAACGCTAATCATCGCGTCTTAGTCAATGATCGTATCAATATTCTGGAAACTGAAGGGTATACCGTTTATGTTGAGGGCGAGAATCGATTTGAGGTGCTGGGCAGAGCGCATTTGGTGAAAGTCGCTGGTAAGCCAGATATCATCGCAATCAAAGATGACTATGCTTGGGTGGAAGACTGCAAGACAGGACAACGGAAGAATTCAGATTTCTATCAAATTCTGATTTATTTGCTCTTACTTCCTGTCAGCTTAGCTCCTTGTCAAGGGCTTTCTCTGAAAGGTCGGTTGATTTATAGCGATGAAGTTGTAGAAATT is part of the Leptolyngbya boryana PCC 6306 genome and harbors:
- a CDS encoding PD-(D/E)XK nuclease family protein, with the translated sequence MNICEQKAIPSIWVTWLSRLMADESQCVWSVWFRTHFKYEKLNTNFDSAKWNANHRVLVNDRINILETEGYTVYVEGENRFEVLGRAHLVKVAGKPDIIAIKDDYAWVEDCKTGQRKNSDFYQILIYLLLLPVSLAPCQGLSLKGRLIYSDEVVEIQAEQVNENFREQFRAAIAILSSSIPARKVPSFQECRFCDISTAYCPERSENHLEQNSSEHGLF